One stretch of Pseudomonas fluorescens Q2-87 DNA includes these proteins:
- the cydB gene encoding cytochrome d ubiquinol oxidase subunit II → MGIDLPLIWAVVIIFGIMMYVIMDGFDLGIGILFPFVKGERDRDVMMNTVAPVWDGNETWLVLGGAGLFGAFPLAYSVVLSALYLPLILMLVGLIFRGVAFEFRFKAKAEKRHLWDKAFIGGSLTATFFQGVALGAFIDGFEVVNRQFAGGSLDWFTPFTMFCGLALIAAYALLGCTWLIMKTEGKLQEQMHNLARPLAFVVLAVIGIVSIWTPLAHADIAARWFTLPNLFWFLPVPILVLVTMYGLFRAVARNANYTPFILTLVLIFLGYSGLGISLWPHIVPPSITIWDAASPPQSQGFMLVGTLFIIPLILVYTFWSYYVFRGKVTHDDGYH, encoded by the coding sequence ATGGGTATTGATCTTCCACTGATCTGGGCCGTGGTCATCATCTTCGGCATCATGATGTACGTGATCATGGACGGCTTCGACCTGGGGATCGGCATTCTCTTCCCCTTCGTCAAGGGCGAGCGTGACCGGGACGTGATGATGAACACCGTGGCGCCCGTCTGGGACGGTAACGAAACCTGGCTGGTGCTGGGCGGTGCCGGCCTGTTCGGGGCATTTCCCCTGGCCTATTCGGTGGTGCTTTCGGCGTTGTATCTGCCGCTGATCCTGATGCTGGTCGGTTTGATCTTCCGCGGCGTGGCCTTCGAATTCCGCTTCAAGGCCAAGGCCGAGAAGCGGCATCTGTGGGACAAGGCGTTCATTGGCGGTTCGCTGACGGCAACCTTCTTCCAGGGTGTGGCGCTGGGAGCGTTCATCGACGGCTTCGAGGTGGTCAATCGGCAGTTCGCCGGCGGCTCCCTGGACTGGTTTACGCCGTTCACGATGTTCTGTGGCCTGGCGCTGATCGCGGCCTACGCATTGCTCGGCTGTACCTGGCTGATCATGAAGACCGAAGGCAAGTTGCAAGAGCAGATGCATAACCTGGCCAGGCCGCTGGCGTTCGTGGTGTTGGCGGTGATCGGTATCGTCAGTATCTGGACGCCGCTGGCCCACGCGGATATCGCGGCCCGCTGGTTCACCCTGCCGAATCTGTTCTGGTTCCTGCCGGTGCCGATCCTGGTGTTGGTGACTATGTACGGATTGTTCCGCGCGGTAGCCCGCAACGCCAACTACACACCTTTCATCCTTACCCTGGTGTTGATTTTCCTCGGCTACAGCGGCTTGGGCATCAGCCTGTGGCCGCACATCGTGCCGCCTTCCATCACCATTTGGGACGCAGCGTCACCGCCCCAGAGCCAGGGTTTCATGCTGGTCGGCACGCTGTTCATCATTCCGTTGATCCTGGTGTACACCTTCTGGAGCTACTACGTGTTCCGCGGCAAGGTGACCCATGACGATGGTTACCATTGA
- a CDS encoding DUF2474 domain-containing protein, whose protein sequence is MAKPELKDIEAAERKPLWQRLGWLALIWAGSVLALFIVASLMRMFMNAAGLTTH, encoded by the coding sequence ATGGCCAAGCCTGAATTGAAAGACATCGAAGCCGCCGAAAGAAAACCCCTCTGGCAGCGGCTCGGCTGGCTGGCGCTGATCTGGGCTGGGAGTGTGCTGGCGCTGTTCATCGTCGCGAGCCTGATGCGCATGTTCATGAACGCGGCAGGCCTGACCACCCACTGA